A portion of the Lysinibacillus timonensis genome contains these proteins:
- a CDS encoding aldo/keto reductase, protein MNFVTLNNGLKMPQLGFGVWQVEDDQAAQAVATAIEVGYRSIDTAMIYKNEKGVGKAIAESSVPRDELFITTKVWNSDQGFENTLRAFDESLERLGLDYVDLYLIHWPTPQFDQYVETYKALEKLYHDGRVKAIGVCNFEIDHLERLLKECEVVPVLNQIECHPYLAQNELKEFCSKHNIFVEAWSPLDQGGEVLQDEVIQTIAKSHSKTPAQVVLRWHLQNNTIVIPKSVTPSRIEENFNVFDFELSSNEMNEINKLNINRRKGSHPNEMHVR, encoded by the coding sequence ATGAATTTTGTAACGCTAAATAATGGTTTAAAGATGCCACAGCTTGGATTTGGTGTATGGCAGGTTGAAGATGATCAAGCAGCTCAAGCAGTAGCCACTGCTATTGAAGTTGGCTACAGATCTATTGATACGGCAATGATCTATAAAAACGAAAAGGGCGTTGGGAAGGCGATTGCTGAATCATCTGTCCCTCGTGATGAGTTATTTATTACAACAAAAGTTTGGAATAGTGATCAAGGTTTTGAGAATACGTTACGTGCATTTGATGAGAGTTTGGAAAGATTAGGTCTTGATTATGTTGATTTATATTTGATTCACTGGCCAACTCCGCAATTTGACCAGTATGTCGAAACCTATAAAGCGTTAGAAAAGCTTTATCATGATGGTCGTGTAAAAGCAATTGGGGTATGTAACTTTGAAATCGATCACTTAGAGCGACTTTTAAAAGAATGTGAAGTTGTACCAGTATTGAATCAAATTGAGTGTCATCCATACCTTGCTCAAAATGAGTTAAAGGAGTTTTGTTCAAAACATAATATTTTTGTAGAAGCTTGGAGTCCTCTTGACCAAGGAGGAGAGGTGTTGCAAGACGAAGTGATTCAAACAATTGCTAAGTCACATAGCAAAACACCAGCTCAAGTTGTGTTGCGCTGGCATTTACAAAATAACACAATTGTCATCCCGAAATCTGTAACACCATCAAGAATTGAAGAAAACTTTAATGTATTTGATTTCGAATTATCTTCAAATGAAATGAACGAAATCAATAAACTTAATATTAATCGACGTAAAGGTTCACATCCTAATGAGATGCATGTTCGATAA
- a CDS encoding NAD(P)H-dependent oxidoreductase yields the protein MSNHNAKKQEILAAFNFRHATKVFNPTKKISDEDFTFILETGRLSPSSVGYEPWKFLVVQNKEFREKLREVSWGAQGQLPTASHFVVILARKDVRYDSEYVQQLQKQVKQMPDELLETLKPRYRSFQEEDQRLFETDRALFDWASKQTYIALGNMMTAAAQIGIDSCPIEGFSYDKVNEILEKEGLLEDGKLAVSAMVAFGYRQEEPARPKTRRVMEDVVQWIN from the coding sequence ATGAGCAATCACAACGCAAAAAAGCAAGAAATCCTCGCTGCATTCAATTTCCGTCATGCAACAAAGGTATTCAATCCAACAAAAAAAATTTCAGATGAGGATTTTACGTTCATATTAGAAACAGGCCGATTGTCCCCAAGTTCTGTTGGATACGAACCGTGGAAATTCCTTGTTGTGCAGAATAAGGAGTTTCGAGAAAAGCTTAGAGAGGTTTCATGGGGTGCCCAAGGACAGTTACCGACTGCTAGCCATTTTGTTGTTATTCTAGCACGTAAAGATGTAAGGTATGATTCTGAATATGTGCAGCAGTTGCAAAAGCAAGTTAAGCAGATGCCGGATGAATTGTTGGAAACATTGAAACCTAGATACAGAAGCTTTCAAGAGGAAGATCAGCGTCTTTTTGAAACCGACCGGGCATTATTTGATTGGGCGAGTAAGCAAACATATATAGCGCTTGGCAATATGATGACAGCAGCTGCACAAATCGGCATTGATTCTTGTCCGATTGAAGGCTTTAGCTACGACAAAGTAAATGAGATTTTAGAGAAAGAAGGACTTCTTGAAGATGGCAAGCTTGCCGTATCTGCCATGGTTGCCTTCGGTTATCGTCAAGAGGAACCGGCTCGTCCGAAAACGAGACGAGTTATGGAAGATGTTGTTCAATGGATTAACTAA
- a CDS encoding Atu4866 domain-containing protein, whose protein sequence is MKKEHENSHPYTGIWVTADGYIRHELLPNGRYDEARGNRKSAYQGNYIINGNHIDYVDDTGFTADGDFINGVLYHAGMVLYLEEQSEGRN, encoded by the coding sequence ATGAAAAAAGAACATGAAAATTCTCATCCTTATACAGGAATCTGGGTGACTGCGGATGGCTATATACGACACGAGCTGCTTCCGAACGGACGATATGATGAAGCTCGTGGTAACCGTAAAAGTGCCTATCAAGGAAACTATATTATCAATGGCAACCATATCGACTATGTTGACGATACAGGATTTACTGCGGATGGGGATTTTATCAATGGAGTACTTTACCATGCAGGTATGGTGCTATATCTAGAAGAACAAAGTGAAGGGAGAAATTAA